A portion of the Acidobacteriaceae bacterium genome contains these proteins:
- a CDS encoding heavy metal transport/detoxification protein translates to MELQIEKMSCGACIRRVTQTLNSQPDTHAEEVRLGSARVTSAQPAEELLRALGEAGFPAHVTEA, encoded by the coding sequence ATGGAACTTCAGATCGAGAAAATGAGCTGCGGCGCCTGCATTCGGCGCGTCACACAGACCCTGAACAGCCAGCCGGACACACATGCGGAAGAGGTTCGTCTCGGCAGTGCGCGTGTCACCTCCGCGCAGCCTGCGGAAGAGCTTCTGCGCGCTCTCGGCGAAGCGGGCTTCCCGGCACACGTCACAGAAGCCTGA